From the Argentina anserina chromosome 3, drPotAnse1.1, whole genome shotgun sequence genome, the window TTGAGTCTATattagctaattaattaggtttcAGCTCTTAGGTCGAGTCTGCTAGATTTCTGGTTTACGCGTCTCTTTGTGTTTTAAAATCTTAGTTTCATCAATCTTCTACGTAATGactcatatttgtcatttactacattaatataattgatttgataatAAGGTATCTTTATAGGTGCTTTTGCGCCTATCATTCTCTCACATAACAAAGAGACTGAACCCTAGAGTTGCTCAAGAGATTCAAGACACATATACTTTTAAGTCGCCTCAAGTACTCCTCGTATAGTGTCGTTGCAACCTGCTTGAAATCGTACAGAAGCTTCTTAAAGAAGTTGACTATTAAGACCTTTACCCCTCATCCGAATATCCttggaaaaaaattgaaaattagtCGACTGAGGGACTACTACTCTTCTTTATGATATTCTTTGAGGCGATTACTTATTCAATTACTCATTTCCTAAACATCCTCGAGATGAATCTTTTTTAAATGGAGATTTAACAGATACTTCTCcaatatcgaagatatattGGAAATATTGTAAATATCATAGATATTTTACATTATCGAATAAACATCGCAGATACTAAAGAAATAAGATATTCACCCTTAAAATATATCAGTAATTTGAAGAATTAAAATATCGGAGGATATTAGGGATATTTTAAACCTTGGTGTGGGCACTACTAACCTTTCTCGTATTGGGAAGTTGGTGGgtttaaattattaaataaattaaattaggtGTTTGGTAAACAAAATTATAACTAATTATAATTGAATCTCCCTCTATAAGATAGCTTTTTTGTGCTTTTTGATTATAGAAGAtgagattattttttatttttgcctTATTACTCTCATCTTATCTTATTTATCACCCTCATACTATTTTATTTCATGTCCTCTTTAGTTTTTATCTAAACCACATTTTATGTCAATATTCACCAAATATTTTCAACACTGCTTTTGTACTCACAATTGATTATTCTCACAATACAGctaaatttaattataaagaACTCACTTCGGGGCCAAAAGCTCTCGGCCGTTCAAGACTTCACAGAATTCTTCCTTGCACCTCATATATTTCTTGGAGTTCGAATGGCACAGTTAGCTCACGTTGTTGCAACTGAATAGAGACAATAGCCGAGTAGAGAGACGTACGTCATGTTTGGTTTGGGATTGAGCTCGAATGGCTTTAAAATGTCATCTTAGTTGATAGCCTCGTAACTTGTCCTAGTAGTATGCTGCATGCAAGTGTGTGGAGCAATTTACCCTCTACCACTTAATATCCTCATTTTATGtaaaattttctttcttgCGAATTAACTTCGAAAAGCACTTAATTACTCATGCACTCATCGATGAACTTGCAAAAAGGCTGGATCGCATATATTGTCAACTCATGAGTGTCACTATGTTTCTAGTCTTCTAGATGTTCTTTGACTATTGAAGggaaaaataaaaccaaaGTAAGATAATATAACCACCCATCACATTGATCACAATCCACTAATGGAAGTAATTATTTAACCATCAAAATCATCTAGCGCATATACCTTGAAAACTGCAAATCTTTGATCGATGTTGGCATGGGCGCTTGGCACATGGCTTTGGATGTCAGGATGTGCCGATGAAGTTGGTAATATATAGGCACGTATTCATAATGTCagagtttttgttttattttgaaagAACTTAAATATTAGAACGAGGTGGTTATATTTGTGTGGTCCGTTCCAGTGACAGCATTCCTACTTTGATTAACACTTCCGGTACTGGCAGGGGCAATTACCATGTTATTAACCGATCAAAACTTTAATACAACTTTTTCTGATCCTGctggaggggggggggggggggggtggacCCCATATTATACCAACATCcctttcggtttttcggtcaTCCAGAGTCGAAGTCATAATTTCTGAcgtatatatatgtgatattTGTGCCGCTAGACTAAATAATATTTACTCATATTGTTAGAGGTTTTAgtcatagtttttttttaactcaaaACTTTGTAGTTATAACCCTCAAAATCTTTTTACTACAATATTTCTCAAGTATTAATGAAAGGAGTGAGagtaaatagaaaaaaaatcctctataattaaataaaaagaggaaaaagatTCACGAGTTGAACTAGGATTCACGAGTTGCATTCATAGTTTTGTAGGAAACATCGGATTTCAACGGTCAAACACAAAATCTTCAAATGCAAAATGTGGgatttatattctcaacacgCCCCCGCACGTGTGGCGAATTTTTAAACCATACACGTGGACAACATTTTGGGTGACGTGGAGTCCGTGTGGCCATTTGGGCTTCACACGTGGACGTGAGTAatccgctctgataccatgataaagtgatctggggttcacatccaaaaccaattggcAATGGATGGAGTGGctcaaactcttataaacCCACAGGCTAGGTTTCATTCCCAATGTGAgatttatattctcaacaccGAAAAGTCACCTAATCAGCTATACTGGTTTTCAGCAAGGACCAACTGATGTCAATAGATCCACCCAAGTCAACTGCGTGTAGTTCATATACTTCATAAGTCTTTGTTTTATCATAAAGACACCCACCTATAGCTTTCGATCACTAAAATTGAGCTACTAAGCTCCACACACCCAGGAAGCTAGAATTCCATGTGAGAAGATGAACTGCATCCTCTGCTTCCTGCTTCTCTGCATCTGTTTCTGCAAACTTTCAACTGCAGCTGATACCCTTTCTTCATCTCAGAACATCACTGATGGCAAGTCCTTGGTTTCCCCAGGTGGAGTGTTTGAACTGGGTTTTTTCACCCCAGGCAATTCCAAATCCCGCTACTTGGGAATTTGGTACAAGAACATCCCAGTCCGAACCGTCGTTTGGGTTGCGAATCGTGGCTCCCCGATCAACGATTCCTCAGGACATTTGATGATCAACACCACCACCGGGACTCTGGTTCTTCTCAACAAGAACAAGACAGTTCTTTGGTCATCAAATTCGACGAAACAGACCCAGAATGTTAGTCCTGTGGTTCAGTTATTAGACGATGGCAATCTCATTCTCAGAGACGAGAAAGAAGGAGCCAACTCCGCAAACTATCTGTGGCAGAGCTTTGACTATCCGTCCGATACTATACTACCGGGGATGAAGCTGGGATGGGACTTGAGAACCGGGCTTAACCGGAAACTAACAGCGTGGAAGAGTCCAGATGACCCATCTCCGGGAGACTTCACATGGGTGATGCTGCTGCATAAGTATCCTGAGCCAGCTATGTTCAAAGCGGGTAAAGAGTTTTTGAGGAGCGGTCCATGGAATGGTGTTTTATTCAGTGGAAAACCGAAACAGGCGCTCCCAGCTATAAACTTTAGCTTCTTCATGGATGAGAATGAGATATACACGACACTTAGAATGGTGAATAAGTCAGCATTGGGAAGGATGATGCTGAATTTGACTGCAGATTACTACCGCCAGTTTTGGATTTGGTCCCAAGCAGACCAAAATTGGACACTCTATGCATCATTTCCTAGGGACCCTTGTGACAGTTATGCCAAGTGTGGAGGAAATGGAAACTGTGTGCTTAGTGCATCCCCGATGTGTCAATGTTTAGACAGGTTCAAGCCTAGATCAGTGGATGACTGGAGCTTAAATGATTTTTCGTTAGGATGTGAGCGAAAGACGCCGTTGAGGTGCAAGAATGATGGATTTGTGGCATATCCGGGGCTGAAGTTGCCAGATACAACGCGTACTTGGATCGACAAAACTATGAATCTCAAGGACTGCAGGGCCAAATGCTTGTCTAATTGTTCGTGTTCGGCGTACACAAACTTGGATGTCAGAGGAGGAGGTAGTGGTTGTGCAATCTGGTTCGATGATCTTGTAGACTTGAAGCAGATGCCGGGTGGTGACCAGGATATTTATATCAAGATCTCAGCTGCCGAACTAGGTATGAACTTAACAATACCTAGTGAtactttatttttaaatttcttgGGTGCACAAGTCCATTTTCTATTTGCAAGTTTTTATTAGTCCTGTTTACTCTTGTAGACATTAGCTTATGCAGGTTTTAATTTTTAACTCTGTTTGTTAACATGAAGGGGGGAAAGATGAGAAGTGGAAGATAGGAGTAATAGTTGTATCTGCGGTTGCCGTAATTCTTGCGATTCTCTTATTTGGCTATTGTTACATTCTCAGACTTAGACACAGGAAAAGCTTTAAAGGTAAAGTCACCTATCTAGATCTGTCAATATTCGTTTTGCTTCATGTGATGGAGCCATGGAGGTCAACTAATATAAAGAAAAGCTTGCTGATTGACTTTTAGTGCTTGGTAACCATATTAAGGTACTCAAAACATCATTGAAGAGCAGAAGGAAGAAGACCTGGAACTACCATTGTTTGACTTCTCAACAATAGAGACTGCTACCAACGGATTTTCAATCAATAATAAACTTGGAGAAGGTGGTTTTGGACATGTGTACAAGGTAATATAATCTGCTACAGAAGAACCATACCTGTACTATGAAATTGGCAACTAATCTTCATGCAAATTTTGAATAATCTTCAGGGTACGCTAATAGATGGAAAAGAAATTGCAGTGAAGAGGCTTTCAAGAAGTTCTGGACAAGGAATGAAAGAGTTCAAAAATGAAGTAATATTGATTGCAAAACTCCAGCACCGGAATCTTGTAAAGCTTCTTGGTTGTTGCATTCAGGGAATTGAGAAACTGCTGATCTATGAATACATGCTAAACAAAAGTTTGGACTCCTTTATTTTCGGTATGATCACTTAAGAGTTAAAACTCTGAATATTCTAGCTGATTTATTTCTTCCCTTTATTGGTAATCTTAATGTCACTAGGCAGTAGGCACTGCATCATTTTCTTCTGACAATTCAATTATCAAAATATCTCAGATGAAGTACGAAAGAAATTGTTAAACTGGTCTAAGCGCTTCCACATCATCTGTGGAATTGCTAGGGGGCTTCTCTATCTTCATCAAGACTCAAGATTGAGGATTATACACAGAGATCTAAAAGCAAGCAATGTGTTGCTTGATCGTGAGATGAACCCCAAAATCTCAGATTTTGGTCTTGCTAGAACTTTCGGTGGTGACCAAACTGAAGGAAACACAAACAGAGTAGTTGGAACATAGTAAgtgcatctttctttttacGTTGGCATGCTATCATATCTATTTGAATTCTTACATGCTTAATTTTTTCCCTTGACATTCCATAGTGGTTACATGGCTCCTGAATATGCTATTGAAGGGCAGTTCTCAGTAAAATCCGATGTCTTTAGCTTCGGTGTATTACTGCTGGAGATTATCAGTGGAAAGAAAAGTAAAGGGTTCTATCACTTGAATCACAACCTTAATCTCATCGGAAATGTAAGTTTGAGCGCAAGCTTCCTTTCCTAGTATTGCAATGCATAGATAGACAACGATtgacaactatatatatatgctcaaaAATGTTTTAGGCATGGAGGTTATGGAACGCAGGGCGGCCATTAGAACTGATAGATGAAGGGTTCGGGGAGTCCTGCAACTTATCGGAGGTGTTGCGATGCATCCATGTCAGTCTCTTGTGTGTGCAACAACAGCCTGAGGACAGACCTACAATGGCAGTAGTAGTTCAGATGTTATGTGGTGAAAGTGTCTTGCCTCAGCCTAAAGAACCAGGGTTCTTCTCGGAGAAAGATTTGGCTGAAGGAGGTTTTCCCTTTCTTAACAGCGAAATGTCTTCTAATGGACTAACCGTTACCCTACTCGAGGCTCGTTAAGGATCATTCTATTGTATCATAGATTTTATGCAGAAGTTTACTACAAACTGCGTAGTTAGCCATAGGCCATAGCATTAGGCCGGTAGTGGTGCACTGTGCTGCAAACGCAATATGTAAACTTAAAAGTCATGACCACTCATGCATGGGCGGTTTATTAGCAGTAAAAATAGCAAAAAACAGTATTAAAAGTTGTCAAGGGAATATTAAATAGTAAAATAGTCTTTGTCCCATAGTAaaaatcttttcatttatttactCTTTTCTCTTATTAAGTAGAACTCTAGTAGTAGGCCGTTGAATCttcaaacaaagaaatagcAGAAATTCTTGTATGCGTGTATAATACAATAATGTAATTTTagttattgaaaataatttatattcatGACCCACCGTGTATTTATATGATTTCTTCTTATTTAAACCGTTCAAACCGTATGCGAAAATACACGACGTACACCAAAAATACTCTAAAGAAAGAGTAATGGTAGACGAGTCATATTAAGGTaccatttaaaatttaaattccaCCTAATCCGACCTAACAATCAAAGTTGCTGACGCCTTTGGTTGAGGAGGCCGACGTTTCTGGGTTAATCtattatacatcaatgtatgttatacatttcacatccaacggttgacaatggatattatttttctgacctcactcacaaaacaatatcgaccgttggatgtgagatgtatatcatacattgatatatactagaattttccgA encodes:
- the LOC126788330 gene encoding G-type lectin S-receptor-like serine/threonine-protein kinase At4g27290, which gives rise to MNCILCFLLLCICFCKLSTAADTLSSSQNITDGKSLVSPGGVFELGFFTPGNSKSRYLGIWYKNIPVRTVVWVANRGSPINDSSGHLMINTTTGTLVLLNKNKTVLWSSNSTKQTQNVSPVVQLLDDGNLILRDEKEGANSANYLWQSFDYPSDTILPGMKLGWDLRTGLNRKLTAWKSPDDPSPGDFTWVMLLHKYPEPAMFKAGKEFLRSGPWNGVLFSGKPKQALPAINFSFFMDENEIYTTLRMVNKSALGRMMLNLTADYYRQFWIWSQADQNWTLYASFPRDPCDSYAKCGGNGNCVLSASPMCQCLDRFKPRSVDDWSLNDFSLGCERKTPLRCKNDGFVAYPGLKLPDTTRTWIDKTMNLKDCRAKCLSNCSCSAYTNLDVRGGGSGCAIWFDDLVDLKQMPGGDQDIYIKISAAELGGKDEKWKIGVIVVSAVAVILAILLFGYCYILRLRHRKSFKGTQNIIEEQKEEDLELPLFDFSTIETATNGFSINNKLGEGGFGHVYKGTLIDGKEIAVKRLSRSSGQGMKEFKNEVILIAKLQHRNLVKLLGCCIQGIEKLLIYEYMLNKSLDSFIFDEVRKKLLNWSKRFHIICGIARGLLYLHQDSRLRIIHRDLKASNVLLDREMNPKISDFGLARTFGGDQTEGNTNRVVGTYGYMAPEYAIEGQFSVKSDVFSFGVLLLEIISGKKSKGFYHLNHNLNLIGNAWRLWNAGRPLELIDEGFGESCNLSEVLRCIHVSLLCVQQQPEDRPTMAVVVQMLCGESVLPQPKEPGFFSEKDLAEGGFPFLNSEMSSNGLTVTLLEAR